In Silene latifolia isolate original U9 population chromosome 6, ASM4854445v1, whole genome shotgun sequence, the genomic window CGTTTACCACAAGTGTAGGGCATTCGTTTTCTCAAAATTTCCAAGACAATCTAATGCATGCATAAAAGAGAGATCCAATTAAGTAGACGATTATTGTTACCTTATTTACCGTGGTCTTTAAATTCTTAGGACAATTTTATTATATATACGAAATTGTATTATACATCTAACTATATAAGGAGTCATATTATATTTACAGAGTATATTGTACAAAGTATCGTTGAAAGAAGAAATTAACCTCATGATTCATTTCATTGCTCCAGCATCTCTTCAAATTGAAATTTTATTTGTATTGTATTTTTTTTGTGGATTGAAAAGATATTGAAATAAATTAAAGAGAAACACCACATAGTTCAATAAAATAGATCAGGGTTTGACGAGAGCTTGGCACAAGCTATCTACGAAATTAGTGGTAGTATTCAAACTAAATTCAAGTAATTTAAGGAGTAATAATTAATCTAAATTGTCTACAACGACACCATATGTACAAGAGAGAATTACTTTTTCTGATATGAAAAACTCCAACATACCCATCTACAATAGGTGAGTAGCACTACAATTCAAAAAGGTTAAAATTCCGAATTAAGAAAAAATATAAACTTTTTTTAGTCAGAATGTATATCATACATCTGGTACATGATGATTAATAGAGTATATTACAAATAGTTCAACAATTATAAACCACTTTCAAGTATTCTTATAAAAAGTTGCGTTTAATATTGAATGTTGCATTGTATATATTCGCCTTAGTCGAGACAAATACAGATAGTGTTTAAGCATGTGGTGGAACAAGTGTGGGAAGTAAACAATATACCCATCATAGGTGAAATTACGGATAAAGCCTAAATCACTTAAAATTATGCGTAAATCTAATGCATGCATGGATCAAGGTATGATATAGTTTGGCAACGAGAAAATGGGAGAGCACGATTTAGATTTACGCACATCGTTAAATCAGTTGAGTATAATTGGAACATGACGAGCAATGAAATCATGAGTATAAGTTTAAAACTATTCAAATCATGTAAACCCAAACTGTTAGAATTACTTATGCAATTTGATTCAACCCCTTATAATTGTTAAGCCTGGCATGAGGTTGATGCATTAAGTGTTAGTTTGCTCTGTATATGTTAAAAGATGGGGTCAATTAGATCATATGTAGTCATCATATTACTGAATCATAAATCGTAGAATattacaaataggcccgtgcatcgcacgggcattaaatctagttgGATTATTATTTTAAAATCAAGTAGTTTTGTAAACAAACTCTAAAAAATACGGCACGGGATTACTAGTAGAAAAAAGAATAAGTAATTATTTTTAAATAAGCGTTTTATAAAAGTTGGACACTCTCGAAAAGAACCCTATATATATTGATTAATCGTAGCTATAAAGGTTGTCATATCATAATATCATAATCCTTGTAATACTTGTTCTATTCCAAAAACACACAAAGAGATCCACAGTGGCAATGTTGTTTGCGGTGGAGGTCTTTATGAATTTTACGTTATTGGCGACGCCGGTGATGGCATTTATGCCTCCGATAAGGCGGTTGACCGTGTTCGTGAAAAGAGTTGAGGTGGGAATGATAGCGACCATGGGGATCCGCTATCGATTTTCCCATCGTCTGCGCCACGACTTCCCTTTACTGTTCCATCTCATCCGCCACGACTTCCCTTTATTGCTCCGTCGTTTGCGTCGCGGCTTCTTCCGTTCTTTTACCTTCGATGCTTAATGTTTGCAAAGATAGGTTCACGGTGATTGATATCATGATATGCATGGTGCTTTTGTAATTCGAGCGACCTCATAAttgatgatttattataaatCTATATTCTTTTtactaaattgatcatattctgTTGTTTTCTACCTTTATTTCTTATATAAGCTGTATATTTTTCATATTCATGTTGTTGTTTTCTAcctttatttcctatataagCTGTATATTTTCGGCTCCTCTTAACCTAACCTGAATTGAAGGAAATTAATTATAAGAATTACGTTCACAATAACTTTGGGTCGTACTTTTTCACGTAcagattttactctttcacatacgccttTTACGATTGATTTACTTTCAATCTTCCTTCCCTTCACCTCCTCGGTCCTCCCTCCCTCCTCCAGTTCACAATAACTAAAAAGAAGGCATAGTGTTCCAAATTCATAGATCCATACATAATAAAATTAAGTATTAATTGTTCAAGTGGCTGTAAATTCCACAAATGAGTACTAAAGGACCAAACACAATGACAACGCCGTCAATTCAGCACGACATTCTCGAGCACCACCGTAAATTTAATTTCGTTTTAAAATTGAATTAATTATAGGAAAGGTAGCTGAAGAGCATCATCGACTTAGGTATAGCTGGTCGGTTGAGTTGCCGGAGTTTCCGACTACCACTGATTGTCCGACGCCGGTGATCGGGGGTCGTGGGCCTGGATATGAATGAGAGGAGTATGTGGACgaggctgaggctgaggctgagTATGAGTGAGTATATATGGTAGAGTTATTATATTACTAGTATAGGACCCGTGCTACAACACGACATTTTTAAGATTAGGTTTATAAAGAGGAGAATTCAATAAAATTGTTTTTGGCATAAAATCTATGATACTTTTAAGCTAATGTTATAATATAGTAGATATAATATTAGCAATGAGGCAAAAAATAAAGTTTATTACTGTAAAAGTATAGTTGAAACTAAGTTAGTCTTGTTCaaactattaataataatactataataaTGTTAAATCATTAAGGGGAACTAATTTATGAAATTAAGTTAGatgtaaattataattaaaaagACCTATTATCATTATAAAAAAACGGTAGAAATAATATACTACGCGTTTAAAGAGACGATCTAAAAATCaaaggaaaatcaatttgtttcTAACGTTAGAATTGTTAGTAATGAGATCTGCCAAATCAAAGGGAAATCCATTTGTTTCCATATAGGATTGTTAATTATCAACGTCAAAATTTTTTTGGTTATACGTTAGAATGTTAGTAATAGATCTGGCAATCAATGGAAAATCAATTTGTTTCCAAATAGGATTGTtaattagaaaagtcaaagattATTTTTAAATAGTGGGCTCAACATAGAATGTGAGTGTGGTGTTTTCAATCCATAAAGCAGGCCCATTAAAGTAGGGAGCACTTGGCGGGAAAATactaagagaattttattctcttagtagtaggggagaAGTAGTAGGGGAGATTATTTGAgtcagttcgtacggttcgcaacCTAATTTAGTTCGTACGACATCCTGATTCGATTGATTATtattttaaaatcgattttttaaACAAATTACAGCACCGGATTACTAGTAGAAAAAAGAATAATCAATTATTTTTAATAAGCGTTTTATAAAAGTTGTACACTCTCGAAAAGAACCCTATATATATTGATTAATCGTAACTGTAAAGGTTGTCAATATCATAATATCATAATCCTGTAATAGTGTAATTCTTTTGATCCTAGTTCTATTCCAAAACCCACAAAGAGATCCACGGTGgcaattgttattttttttacgGTTGAAAATCAAGTGTTTTACATTCTAATACTCGGTATCTAAGTTGAAACAATGATTAAACCTTATATACCATTTTCCTATACGAAAATTAAAGTTATATATGGAGTAAAACTTTATAAACCTAAACTAGTGTTGTGACCCGTGTAATTTACGGATTTCTAtttaatttatatgttatttcATGATGTTTATGTCAAATTCGTTGTTTGAGGATAATATGCACAAATAGGATTACCATAAGTATTGTACAACTACGGTATAAAAATCCGAGCTTATACATATTTTTTCggagctaattcaaagttcacGTTTTAAATATGTAAATAGATGATTTCAATACTTTTTAATATAAAActcatattatttaacataaaacTCGGATACCGCCTCGTATTTACTGCCATTTTACCGCCTGGCCCGATTGCCACTCCCAATATTTACCGCCCCGTATGATAAAGACGAGTATTTCTCCGAAAATCTCACTTAAATTAACTCTACGCAAAACCCTCACTCAAGTCCCTCTACTCTTCGGCGCGCACCACCACTGCCGGCACCACCGTATCTCCGACGACCGCCATTTTATCCGGCGACATCGTTCAAggtttcttcttttctctttctTAGTTAACTTCAATGGAATGCGACATTTTATGCGATTCATATTCCTTTAATCGCCCCTCACCATGTAAAAAgcgaaagaaaaacaaaattaactctttaattgatgaATATTTTCCGTCTTTGAGATCTTCGGACTATTATACTGAACCGTCAATTGATGAATTAGTTGAATTGGAGGTGAAATACCCTGGTTATTGTAGTGAAGTTAGGGATTTTACTGTTGGTAGGTTAGGGTTTGGGAATGTGAGGTTTCTTGGCGATACGGATGTGAGAGGGTTGGATTTGGAGGGGATTGTTAGGTTTAGTAGGCACGAGGTTGTGGTTTATGAGGATGAAAGTATGAAGCCTGATGTTGGGGAGGGTTTGAATAAACCGGCTGTTGTTACGTTGGTTTTGAGGGTTGGAAGGGAGGGGGAGGGGTTTGACGGAGTCAGGTTTGGTAAGGTTGTTGATAGGTTGAGGTTTAGCGCGGATAGACAAGGGGCGGAGTTTGTTTCATATGAACCGTGGAGTGGGGAGTGGAGGTTTAGGGTTAAGCATTTTAGTAGGTTTGGGTTGAGtcttgatgatgaggatgatattATTATGGATGATGTGGGTTCGGGGGATGATGAGGTTGAGAtgaatggtggtggtggtgaggaagaagaggaggaagatGGTGATGACGGATTTGATGTGGGTATTGGCACTGAGCTTTCACACTCTCTTCCCGCTCATCTTGGGCTTGACCCTGCTAGGATGAGGGAAATGCAAATGATGATGTTTCATGGAGATGAGGATGAGGAGTATGATGAGGCTCCATCTCGTGAGGAAAAGAGATTGTCTCGTGAAAAATCTCCGTTGTATAACTCTGGGTTGAAGTTAAGTTATAAACCGAGTCCACCTCCCCCTAGGAAGACTCCGGTACCATTGCTTGAGTATAAATCTAATAATTTTGACGTAAATGCTCCTGGTACTCTTCTACTTACCCAGCAGAATAAAGGGTTTCCTTGGAGAGTGGCTAAACCTGAAGGTTTTAGACTGGAGAGTAACCATGAAACACCAGTGTCTAGTTATCACTCTCGAAATATAGTTGATGCGGGATTGTTTATGGGTCGATCGTTTCGTGTAGGCTGGGGCCCTAATGGTGTGCTTATTCATAGTGGCAAGCCTGTTAGTGGCAATAGTGGTAAAGGAATATTATCTTCTGTGATCACTGTGGAAACGGTTGCTATTGATAAGGTTGCCAGAGATGAAAATAATGAAGTGAAACAGGATGCTGTTAGCTTGCTTTTCGATTCTCCTTTAGAACTGCACCGGTCTTTGGATCATAGCGTGAAACAAATTGAGTTTGGTCCGTTCAATTTATGCCTTCAGAAAGTTCTCTGTGATCGTCTAGCCCTCTCAGATATCTGTCGGGGCTATACAGATGTGGTTGAGAAGCAGCTTGATGTTGTTAGTTCACCTGCTGTTCATTTGTCTCTTATGCACCAAGTATATGTCTGGGAGCTCATCAAGGTCCTTTTTTCTGAGAAAGATACCAACGAACAGTTTGGGGATGATGACCACGACGAAGAGATGATGTTAGATGGAAAAGCAAGACCCTCTAACATTGACCCTGAAGCACTCCCATTGATAAGGAGGGCAGAGTTTAGTTCTTGGTTACAAGAGACTGTTTATCACCGGGTGCAAGATGATGTGAACTGCTTGAATGACTCCAGTGATTTGGAACAGATTCTTCTTCTCTTGACAGGGCGACAACTGGATACTGCTGTTGAATTGGCAGCTTCAAGGGGAGACGTGAGGCTGGCATGCTTGCTAAGTGAGGCTGGTGGATCTATGGTGAATCGATCTGATGTAGGGCAACAGTTAGATATATGGAGAATAAATGGAATGGACTTCCACTTCATCGAGAAGGATAGAGTTCGGCTTTATGAATTGCTTTCTGGTAATATTCATAGTGCTTTTTCTGGAAAGAGTGTTGACTGGAAAAGATTTTTGGGGCTATTGATGTGGTATGAATTACCACCAGACACTTCCTTGCCTGCAGTTTTTCGCACTTACCAACACCTTCTTACTGAAGATAAAGCTCCGTATCCTGTTCCAACGTATATAGATGAGGGACCAATCGAGGTGAATGTTGATGTTGTAAAAGAGGGAAGGTTTGATCTTGCTTATTATCTCATGTTACTTCATGGTAATGAAGATGGTAAATATGATCAACTGAAATCTATGTTCAGTGCTTTTGCATCAACCAGTGATCCACTTGACTACCATATGATTTGGCATCAGCGTGGAATTCTTGAAGCAATTGGCGCTTTTACTTCTAATGATCTTCATATTCTCGATATGGCATATGTTTCCCAACTTCTGTGTGTAGGAAAATGCCATTGGGCTATTTATGTCGTCCTTCACATACCCTACCGTGAAGATTTTCCTTATTTGCACTCTACTATTATTCGGGAAATCTTGTTTCAATATTGTGAAACGTGGAGTTCTTCTGATGAGCAGACTAAATTTATTGAGGACTTGGGCGTCCCATCTCAGTGGTTGCATGAGGCTATGGTacatttttcttcatttatctGTCCTTCTCTAAGTAGTCTCTGTTATTTTGTAGGAAGTTGGTGCTTGTCCTGGTTTCGTTGGGAGATGAAAGATCCCAAACTTCACATAAATTTACATTTCATTGCATTGATTGCAAATTCTTTTCTAAGTTTCATGTGCCTTGCAAGAGTTGTTTGGCTGTGCATAGTAAGTCATACGTGATCGTCATATATGAGGTTAACTTGCCAAGCACTTCCTACATATTGTAGGAATTGGAAGTCTTCGCAATCACAAGTTATTCCATTGAGCATTTTTTTGCCAACTTATCATGCCATAATTGCAAATCTTTGGATCTCCATGTCACATGATATGTAATATCAACCAAACAGCCACCTGATTAGTCTAACATCAGTTAATTGGATTTGTTTCACACTTTTAGCTCTCGTTCACCAATGCCTTCTAGAATAGATCCTGACTCAGGCATGGCCGGACAGGTACAATTGTACAAGTAGAATAATATATTTGTCTATACAAGCTTACCCTTTTTGCTAGCGTACTGTTGGAACTGCAATCTTGTTGTTCAGCATTTGATGCATGGAGAGTGATGTGTGTGTTTTTTAAAGGAAATGGCAATTTGAATAGTGTACTTACAATCTACGATTTTAATGTGTTTGTTAAACCTGATATTTTTTTTTCATAGAAATTGACTGGAACCTATGAATGAGACAGTTTGTTAGGGTGTGGCAGTGGGCACATTGTCCTTTGATTCGTTGGAAATGCCTATCAATAAGAAGGTTTAATCTATTTGCTTAAAACTATTGACAGATGAGAGATGTTATTTAATCATCATTTGAAGTTGCTGTGAATAGTTTCACATGAAATTGAGAAAAGACTTAACATACTTGTTTTCTCTCTAAATACAGCTTACAACATCTAACAAACCTATGTAGAACTCTCACTCTACTTAGTCAAGCGCATTTGTCTATTTGCAGGCAGGCAGATAATGGCAACAACAAAATTAAGTTGCACAAGATGAAATTAGGTTAATCAACAATGAAATCGTTATCACACTTCATACATTAACTAATTGATTTTTGCATATAAATAGTCAGCAAGTCTTTTCCTTATATTCAGCAAGTCCTTTCCTAATAGTGATATGTGCTTGTTGTTTATTATTCCTGTACGCCACATTTTTAAATTCAATCTTGTTTACGGCTTTCCTCTTTGTAGGCTGTCTATTTCCAATACTATGGGGATTCTTCGAAGGCCCTCGAACACTACATTAAATGTGAAAGTTGGCAAAAAGCTCATTCGATTTTCATTACATCAGTTGTTCATTCTTTATTTCTGTCAGGTAACATTCAGAACTTTTCTCAAATTCATTCTTTTTCCTGTTGAGTAGGTTATGAAGTTCCAACATATGCCAATGATGTTATTATATTGCTGGTGGTTTCTTAATGTATTTTTCAAACTATCAGTAGTGGAAGCTGGTGGGACAGTTACGATTTTGCTGTAAGGACGTTTTTGTTGTTGAGTTTATTATAACTTTTGCTTCAAGGTGTAAGTAATATTACAGTAACATTCAGGCAACTATGTTTTGTTTAGCTCTAGGGTGAGACAGACAGGAATGGGATGGAGGAAATTTGTTGCTAGGTAAAGGAATCGATCCAATCGATCACTCTGGTGTGTTGCTGCGAGGGCCAAACTTCTCCTTGGTTGTTAATTTTGGAAGTGAAAATGATAAGAATAGTAGAAAGGTGCTTTTTTGTGATCTGATTATTCCTTTTTTGGGAGAACTTCTAAACCTGTTTCGAGCCTCGTGCAGACAGACAACTTTGTGCTGGTATAGTATTAGAATACTAGAGTTTTATATCTGTAACATTTGCTTTGTCTGTGAGTTTGATCACATAAGAAAGTCAGCATTTAGCTTTGTATCCAGACCTGCTCCTTGTTGACCTTAATCAACATGCTTTCtttgatcgagtaagtggggtCATAGACGCATAGTGCTGCCTCTAGTACTTGATGTTGATGAAAATATGGCAATGCCTCCAAGACCTGAGTCCCTGACTAATTGCACTAACTGCGCGTCTTAGGCTTCTGATGCCTTTTCCCTCTGTTGTGTACTTGTGGTGCAGCAATTATGAATTGGTTGAGGTGTCGAAACAAATCCTTGGATATTTATGCATTTAAACTTTAATAATGAGCAGTTGCTCTTTTTTATACTAGAAGTAATATGGGATATCGATTAAAAGACACAAAGAGGGTAACGTCTGTATGTAAAAAAGAGCAAGAAGATTAAGCCCTCAAGCTATCACGACTCACGAGTGATCTAATCAATAGATAGAAGAAAAGCTGCAATGAAGTGTCCTCTCTGTCCTCACAAGCCTATAAAACCTTTTTAGTACACGCTGGAGTTTTGTTTTTGTGACAAAGCATTTCTTAGTTTCTGATGCTCCCGGTCTTAGTTATTGTACTCGAGTAGTCTTCTTGTAGCTAGGCTATAGTTTCGTTAAATTAATGTTGCTTGTGGCTTAAGTGGTAGTTACGTCAATTTCTGTGCAGTTTCTAGTTCTGTACATCGCAAAACAACCCAAACCTGAAAAAACTAATTGAAAAATATCCAAAAcgcaattacccaaaacaaataACCTTATTGTACCCCAAACACGAGCAAAGCTGAACCAAATCAAAATTGAACCGATCTCGAGATAATTAAAATGCCTAAAATTTGAATGAAACTGAACTGATTACAACCTAAGCCTATCTAACCTAAGCAAAAGACTCATTCTTCTCATTAACACTTTTTTGTATGAATTGGATTGCTGTTGCTAGATTTAACCAGAATACAttgaaatattatatttttaatgaCAATTATATTGAATGTTGACAGTTGACACAAATCACTCACATTGAACTCAATGATGGTTCAACTCAAATTTCACATTATTCCACGGTGACATGATCAAACCTGTACCAACCCAAAATAGCTCAAACCGAACATGACACTAGAAAATCATCTTGTCACTGTCAAAACATTTAAAAAGTCACATAATTAGGATCTTTGTTATATTTTATCTCCTTAATGGGTATTATTGGATTCTATTGCTTAACTTCTATTTTCTTTTTCCTCCTCcattgtccttttttttttttttttttcttaaaccaTGGAAAAAGTTTATCGCAAAATTGGATGTGAGATTTTGGTTTTCTTCTTGCTTGAAAGTGGATTTACTAATTGTTTTTATACCTTACGGTTCTATCTGTGAGGAAGTTGATCGGTCTAATGGTTTACCCAAATGCAGACAAAGACTCAGAAATATGGAGGTTGGCAACTTCGATGGAGGATTCCAAGTCAGAGATTGAAAACTGGGACTTGGGAGCTGGAATAtacatttcattttatttgttaagaAGCTCTTTGCGGGgagatgacgatgacgatgataTGACTAAACTGGTACATATATTGAGATCCTAGTCATGCCAATCTTACATCTTATGCTATGTTTGGTCTGtttcatttgaggagtattttcacaATCTGCACTAATAAAACTTCATCGAATACGATGTAACTTTTAGATAGCAAAAGCTTTATAATAATAGTATCTACTGACTAGATTTTTGCTAATCTTGGACGATGAGACTATGAGAGTAGAGTAATTTAGTAATCTTCTTTGGTTTATCTCTAGTGTGAATAGTCTTAATAAATCTTGACTGGACCGGGATAGGATCCTGATGTCTAATTTTCTCAACTGGGATTTTAAACTCCAAAATAATGCAACCCTTCTGTCAAAAGCAAGTGAAGGCTTCTGGGGTATATTACGTATCTGGAACATAGGCTTACTTGAATACATATCATATATTTTGGGGTTGTGGGGTAGGGGCTGAACCACTGGGGGAAGGAAGTGATGGGTATGTACATTTGGTGCAGGAAGGAGTTCTGAAGAACGAAAGGAAAATGAAACAAAGATAATGTGTCATCTTTATCTTGGTTTAGAAGTGGTGTATTTCTTGTTGGCTGCTGAGCTGTAGCCTGTAGGTTTGTCCTAGGTCCGTGTGACGCTGATGCTTGGTGGATGGTTGTTCTACGCTTGTAGAAGATTAAAGATGGGTAGCCACTCTAGGGCCTTAACTGTCAGGCTTGCCTTGGGGTGTGTTGATGGACTGAAAATTCATGTAAGATACCCAGGACTAGGGCTGCTTATGTTTTGTTCATATTTGAATCTTGTCCTTGTTGGTAATGATGAAGCTGAAGAGTCCTTTAAATGCCTTCTCTTATACTTGTTCTGGTAGTTATAAGAGTGGATATTGGTGATCTCAACATTGTTGCGCCTTGTTAAATATGTAGTCAAGCATGTGCTTTTTGGGCTCCATTGTTCCCGTAAGA contains:
- the LOC141586405 gene encoding nuclear pore complex protein NUP96 produces the protein MECDILCDSYSFNRPSPCKKRKKNKINSLIDEYFPSLRSSDYYTEPSIDELVELEVKYPGYCSEVRDFTVGRLGFGNVRFLGDTDVRGLDLEGIVRFSRHEVVVYEDESMKPDVGEGLNKPAVVTLVLRVGREGEGFDGVRFGKVVDRLRFSADRQGAEFVSYEPWSGEWRFRVKHFSRFGLSLDDEDDIIMDDVGSGDDEVEMNGGGGEEEEEEDGDDGFDVGIGTELSHSLPAHLGLDPARMREMQMMMFHGDEDEEYDEAPSREEKRLSREKSPLYNSGLKLSYKPSPPPPRKTPVPLLEYKSNNFDVNAPGTLLLTQQNKGFPWRVAKPEGFRLESNHETPVSSYHSRNIVDAGLFMGRSFRVGWGPNGVLIHSGKPVSGNSGKGILSSVITVETVAIDKVARDENNEVKQDAVSLLFDSPLELHRSLDHSVKQIEFGPFNLCLQKVLCDRLALSDICRGYTDVVEKQLDVVSSPAVHLSLMHQVYVWELIKVLFSEKDTNEQFGDDDHDEEMMLDGKARPSNIDPEALPLIRRAEFSSWLQETVYHRVQDDVNCLNDSSDLEQILLLLTGRQLDTAVELAASRGDVRLACLLSEAGGSMVNRSDVGQQLDIWRINGMDFHFIEKDRVRLYELLSGNIHSAFSGKSVDWKRFLGLLMWYELPPDTSLPAVFRTYQHLLTEDKAPYPVPTYIDEGPIEVNVDVVKEGRFDLAYYLMLLHGNEDGKYDQLKSMFSAFASTSDPLDYHMIWHQRGILEAIGAFTSNDLHILDMAYVSQLLCVGKCHWAIYVVLHIPYREDFPYLHSTIIREILFQYCETWSSSDEQTKFIEDLGVPSQWLHEAMAVYFQYYGDSSKALEHYIKCESWQKAHSIFITSVVHSLFLSDKDSEIWRLATSMEDSKSEIENWDLGAGIYISFYLLRSSLRGDDDDDDMTKLHPLESKRSACKEFLDHLNKSLDVLQSRLPMDARIAYSKMSEEICSLLLSDSGEDSTREAQLSCYDTASTAPIPEDIRSCHLQDALSLFTCYLAEAAS